From one Sciurus carolinensis chromosome 9, mSciCar1.2, whole genome shotgun sequence genomic stretch:
- the LOC124993558 gene encoding cell division control protein 42 homolog, giving the protein MEKCVVVGDGAVGKTCLLISYTTNKFPFKYVLTVFDNYAVTVMIGGEPYTLGLFDTAGQEDYDRLRPLSYPQTDVFIVCFSVVSLSSFENVKEKWVPEITHHCPKTPFLLVGTQTELRDDPSTIEKLANKQKPITPETAEKLGRDLKAVKCVECCALTQKGLKNVFDEAILAALEPPEPKNSCRCVLL; this is encoded by the exons ATGGAGAAG TGTGTTGTTGTGGGTGATGGTGCTGTTGGTAAAACATGCCTCCTGATATCCTACACGACAAACAAATTTCCATTCAAATATGTACTAACTGTTTTTGACAACTATGCAGTCACAGTTATGATTGGTGGAGAGCCATATACTCTTGGACTTTTTGATACTGCAGGGCAAGAGGATTATGATAGATTACGACCGCTGAGTTATCCACAAACAGATGTATTTATAGTCTGTTTTTCAGTGGTCTCTCTGTCctcatttgaaaatgtgaaagaaaagtgGGTGCCTGAGATAACTCACCACTGTCCAAAGACTCCTTTCTTGCTTGTGGGGACCCAAACTGAACTCAGAGATGACCCATCTACTATTGAGAAACTTGCCAACAAACAGAAGCCTATCACTCCAGAGACTGCTGAAAAGCTGGGCCGTGACCTGAAGGCTGTCAAGTGTGTGGAGTGTTGTGCACTCACACAGAAAGGCCTAAAGAATGTGTTTGATGAAGCAATATTGGCTGccctggaacctccagaaccGAAGAACAGCTGCAGGtgtgtgctgctatga